From one Rhizobium sp. CIAT894 genomic stretch:
- a CDS encoding LysE family translocator, translated as MSLTALIAYAGALFIAAAIPGPGITAIVARALGSNFRETFFMGLGLVLGDMTYLTAVILGLAFVAQTFTEVFFAIKIAGALYLGYIAWKLWTAGLLPQDIAAKKSSNIGLSFLSGLLVTLGNPKTMLFYVALAPTLLDIGNIGLRDYALLLAVTFVVLIVVLVPYMLLASRARTMLKKPRALQVLNRVASGILAGTAAFIATRAA; from the coding sequence ATGAGCCTGACCGCCCTGATCGCCTATGCCGGAGCGCTGTTCATCGCAGCCGCCATTCCCGGACCCGGGATTACCGCGATCGTCGCCCGCGCGCTCGGCTCGAATTTCCGCGAGACCTTCTTCATGGGTCTCGGCCTGGTACTCGGCGATATGACCTATCTCACCGCGGTCATTCTCGGCCTTGCCTTCGTGGCGCAGACCTTTACCGAGGTGTTCTTCGCCATCAAGATCGCCGGCGCGCTCTACCTCGGCTATATCGCCTGGAAACTCTGGACGGCGGGATTGCTGCCGCAGGATATCGCGGCGAAGAAATCCAGCAATATCGGCCTGTCCTTCCTCTCCGGCCTGCTGGTGACGCTCGGCAATCCGAAGACGATGCTCTTCTATGTCGCGCTGGCGCCGACGCTGCTCGATATCGGCAATATCGGGCTGCGCGACTACGCGCTGCTGCTTGCCGTCACCTTCGTCGTGCTGATCGTCGTGCTCGTGCCCTATATGCTGCTTGCCTCGCGGGCCCGCACGATGCTGAAAAAGCCGCGCGCCCTGCAGGTGCTGAACCGGGTTGCTTCCGGCATCCTCGCCGGCACCGCGGCCTTCATCGCCACGCGGGCCGCCTGA
- a CDS encoding DMT family transporter, which translates to MGGDIKRGTAEMTAAMLISGTIGWFVVMSGLPVSGVVFWRCLFGALTLLVICGALGLLRPGIITLRAFGIAIFGGVAIVLNWLLLFASYSHATISIATTVYNTQPFMLLVLGALFLGEKITATKLFWLALAFAGMMAIVQAKPGGSGVTSDGYGLGILMALGAAFFYALAALAAKWLKGTPPHLIALIQVATGMLMLAPMTDFSHPPQDAGTWAILVSVGVVHTGLMYVLLYGAIQRLPTHLTGALSFLYPIAAILVDRLAFGHALQPMQISGAAIILLAAAGMNLGWTPRWLRPRALES; encoded by the coding sequence ATGGGTGGTGATATCAAAAGAGGTACGGCGGAAATGACGGCAGCGATGCTGATCTCGGGGACGATCGGCTGGTTCGTGGTCATGTCGGGCCTGCCGGTCAGCGGCGTCGTCTTCTGGCGCTGCCTGTTCGGCGCGCTGACTTTGCTTGTTATCTGCGGCGCCCTCGGGCTGCTGCGGCCCGGCATCATCACGCTGCGCGCCTTCGGCATCGCGATCTTCGGCGGCGTCGCCATCGTGTTGAACTGGCTGCTGCTGTTTGCCTCCTATTCGCACGCGACGATCTCGATCGCCACGACGGTTTATAACACCCAGCCCTTCATGCTGCTGGTGCTCGGCGCGCTGTTTCTCGGCGAGAAGATCACCGCCACCAAGCTGTTCTGGCTGGCGCTCGCCTTCGCCGGCATGATGGCGATCGTCCAGGCGAAACCCGGTGGAAGCGGCGTTACATCCGACGGTTACGGCCTCGGCATCCTGATGGCGCTGGGTGCGGCCTTCTTCTACGCGCTCGCAGCCCTTGCCGCGAAATGGCTGAAGGGCACACCGCCGCACCTGATCGCCCTCATTCAAGTCGCGACCGGCATGCTGATGCTGGCGCCGATGACCGATTTTTCCCATCCGCCTCAGGATGCGGGGACATGGGCGATCCTCGTCAGCGTCGGCGTCGTTCATACGGGGCTGATGTATGTGCTGCTGTACGGGGCGATCCAAAGGCTGCCGACGCATCTCACGGGCGCCCTCTCCTTCCTCTATCCGATCGCGGCGATCCTGGTCGACCGGCTGGCCTTCGGCCACGCGCTGCAGCCGATGCAGATATCAGGTGCGGCGATCATCCTGCTCGCCGCCGCCGGCATGAACCTCGGCTGGACGCCGCGGTGGCTGCGCCCGAGGGCGCTGGAGAGCTGA
- the dut gene encoding dUTP diphosphatase: MTIHHDVRPTLNLIRLANGEGLDLPAYESKGAAGMDLRAAVDAAAPLTLLPGKRALVPTGFIFEIPEGFEGQVRPRSGLAFKHGITCLNSPGTVDSDYRGEVKVLLANLGEEAFIVERGMRIAQMVIAPVTQARVTEITEASETARGAGGFGSTGV; encoded by the coding sequence ATGACCATTCATCACGATGTAAGACCGACACTGAACCTCATCCGCCTGGCCAACGGCGAAGGCCTCGACCTACCCGCCTATGAAAGCAAGGGCGCGGCCGGCATGGACCTGCGCGCCGCCGTCGACGCGGCAGCGCCGCTGACGCTGCTGCCCGGCAAACGGGCGCTGGTGCCGACCGGCTTCATCTTCGAAATCCCCGAAGGCTTCGAAGGACAGGTGCGGCCGCGCTCTGGCCTTGCCTTCAAACACGGCATCACCTGCCTGAATTCGCCAGGCACCGTCGACAGCGACTATCGCGGCGAGGTGAAGGTGCTGCTCGCCAATCTCGGCGAGGAGGCCTTCATCGTCGAGCGCGGCATGCGCATCGCCCAGATGGTGATCGCGCCAGTGACCCAGGCGCGGGTGACGGAGATCACCGAGGCCAGCGAAACGGCGCGCGGCGCAGGCGGCTTCGGTTCCACCGGCGTTTGA
- a CDS encoding ABC transporter permease: MSANIEKQTEAQTGAKQVSVWDKLLRISMKEAGVAIALVLILAFFSATAPYFATPENFLKIFVQIAINTVLAAGMTFVILIGGIDLSVGSLLALCTVIGATIMINPAFSPWQAIILACLASMGTGAVLGAVNGWICEKWKLPSFIVTLGMLNVASGLARVVSDNSTITGLPQPFVDFGNLIFWGIFPSIFLIAIVVVLIGWFVLRYTVFGRFVFAIGTNEEAVRLSGHQPKRYKIAVFTISGLTAGIAAMVYLLRLNVGSPVAGIGYELNAIAAVIIGGTSLSGGKGSIIGTLVGACILQVLSTGLQLLGADDNIKPIVIGAVIVLAVILDSYRGRLMRILETR; encoded by the coding sequence GTGTCCGCCAACATTGAAAAACAGACTGAGGCGCAAACCGGGGCGAAACAGGTAAGCGTCTGGGACAAGCTTCTGCGGATCTCGATGAAGGAAGCCGGCGTCGCCATCGCCCTCGTCCTGATCCTGGCGTTTTTCTCGGCGACGGCGCCCTATTTCGCCACGCCGGAGAACTTCCTGAAGATCTTCGTGCAGATCGCCATCAACACCGTGCTGGCCGCCGGCATGACCTTCGTCATCCTCATCGGCGGCATCGATCTTTCCGTCGGCTCGCTGCTTGCCCTTTGCACGGTGATCGGTGCGACGATCATGATCAATCCGGCGTTTTCGCCATGGCAGGCGATCATTCTCGCCTGCCTGGCCTCGATGGGCACCGGTGCCGTGCTCGGCGCCGTCAACGGCTGGATCTGCGAGAAGTGGAAGCTTCCCTCCTTCATCGTCACCCTCGGCATGCTGAATGTCGCCAGCGGCCTGGCCCGCGTCGTCAGCGACAATTCGACGATCACAGGCCTGCCGCAGCCTTTCGTCGATTTCGGCAACCTGATCTTCTGGGGCATTTTTCCGTCGATCTTCCTGATTGCGATCGTCGTCGTGCTGATCGGCTGGTTCGTGCTGCGCTACACCGTCTTCGGCCGCTTCGTCTTTGCCATCGGCACCAATGAAGAGGCGGTGCGCCTGTCCGGGCATCAGCCGAAACGATACAAGATCGCGGTCTTCACCATCTCCGGGCTGACCGCCGGCATTGCTGCCATGGTCTATCTGCTCCGTCTCAATGTCGGCAGCCCGGTTGCCGGCATCGGCTATGAGCTGAATGCCATCGCCGCCGTCATCATCGGCGGCACCAGCCTCTCGGGCGGCAAGGGCTCGATCATCGGCACGCTTGTCGGTGCCTGCATTCTGCAGGTGCTGTCGACCGGGTTGCAGCTGCTCGGCGCCGACGACAACATCAAGCCGATCGTCATCGGCGCCGTCATCGTGCTCGCCGTCATTCTCGACAGCTATCGCGGCCGGCTGATGCGGATCCTCGAAACCCGGTGA
- the cysK gene encoding cysteine synthase A, whose amino-acid sequence MSHKPGRGRIYSSITETIGNTPLVRFDKLAREKGVVANLIGKLEFFNPIASVKDRIGVAMIESLEAEGKITSGKTVLIEPTSGNTGIALAFAAAAKGYRLILTMPETMSVERRKMLALLGAELVLTEGPKGMKGAIAKAEELAASLPDAIIPQQFENPANPEIHRKTTAEEIWNDTDGTVDILVSGIGTGGTITGVGQVLKSHKPEIQIIAVEPADSPILSGGNPGPHKIQGIGAGFAPKILDTGIYDEVVTVTNDEAFEQARLVARLEGVPVGISSGAALTAAIKVGSRPENAGKNIVVIIPSFAERYLSTALFEGLGS is encoded by the coding sequence ATGTCGCACAAGCCCGGCCGCGGCCGCATCTATTCCTCGATCACAGAAACCATCGGCAACACGCCGCTCGTGCGCTTCGACAAGCTGGCGCGGGAAAAAGGCGTGGTGGCAAACCTTATCGGCAAGCTCGAATTCTTCAACCCGATCGCCTCGGTCAAGGACCGTATCGGCGTGGCGATGATCGAAAGCCTCGAAGCCGAGGGCAAGATCACATCAGGCAAGACGGTGCTGATCGAGCCGACTTCGGGCAACACCGGCATCGCGCTCGCCTTTGCCGCCGCCGCCAAGGGCTACCGGCTTATCCTCACCATGCCGGAAACCATGTCGGTCGAGCGCCGCAAGATGCTGGCGCTGCTCGGCGCCGAACTGGTGCTGACCGAGGGACCGAAGGGCATGAAGGGCGCCATCGCCAAGGCCGAGGAACTGGCGGCGTCGCTGCCCGACGCCATCATTCCGCAGCAGTTCGAAAACCCGGCCAATCCGGAAATCCACCGCAAGACGACGGCCGAGGAAATCTGGAACGACACCGACGGCACAGTCGATATCCTCGTCTCCGGCATCGGCACCGGCGGCACGATCACCGGCGTCGGCCAGGTGCTGAAGAGCCATAAGCCCGAGATCCAGATCATCGCCGTCGAGCCCGCCGATTCGCCGATCCTCTCCGGCGGCAATCCCGGCCCCCACAAAATCCAAGGCATCGGCGCCGGCTTCGCCCCCAAAATCCTCGATACCGGCATCTATGACGAAGTGGTCACCGTGACGAATGACGAGGCCTTCGAGCAGGCCCGCCTCGTTGCGAGGCTGGAAGGCGTACCGGTGGGGATCTCGTCGGGCGCGGCGCTGACGGCGGCTATCAAGGTCGGCAGCCGTCCGGAGAATGCCGGCAAGAACATCGTGGTGATCATCCCGTCCTTTGCGGAACGGTATCTTTCGACGGCGCTGTTTGAGGGGCTGGGGAGCTGA
- a CDS encoding sugar ABC transporter substrate-binding protein, translated as MSNSKRESVMISAPRRAALKLGLAGTLVLALASSVSPAFAAEKPKVGLIMKSLSNEFFKQMKAGADKYAAENKDKFDFKAVGMKDERDFAAQVDAVENFVTQKYDIIVVAPADSKAMATPLAKAVKAGVKVINIDVPLDADAKKKAGIDLAFFGPDNKEGAKLAGDALAKDLGPGAKVVILEGNPEADNAKERKEGFVDSVKSGKLELLDSKTAHWETEEANTVMTNFLTKYKDIQGVMAANDSMALGVVKALDAAGQAGKIKVVGFDNIPPVQPLIKDGKMLATVEQYGAQMAVMGIDYGMRELAGEKFTGWVKTDVKLVTAADLK; from the coding sequence ATGTCCAATTCTAAGCGTGAATCCGTCATGATCAGTGCACCGCGCCGTGCGGCCTTGAAGCTCGGCCTTGCCGGCACCCTGGTGCTGGCGCTGGCGAGCAGCGTCTCGCCCGCCTTTGCGGCCGAAAAGCCGAAGGTCGGCCTGATCATGAAGTCTCTGTCCAATGAGTTCTTCAAGCAGATGAAGGCCGGCGCCGACAAATATGCGGCCGAGAACAAGGACAAGTTCGACTTCAAGGCCGTCGGCATGAAAGACGAGCGTGATTTCGCCGCGCAGGTCGATGCCGTCGAAAACTTCGTCACCCAGAAATACGATATCATCGTCGTAGCACCGGCCGATTCCAAGGCGATGGCGACCCCGCTGGCAAAGGCGGTGAAGGCTGGCGTCAAGGTCATCAACATCGACGTGCCGCTCGACGCCGATGCCAAGAAGAAGGCCGGGATCGATCTCGCCTTCTTCGGGCCTGACAACAAGGAAGGGGCAAAGCTCGCGGGCGATGCGCTTGCCAAGGATCTCGGCCCCGGCGCCAAGGTGGTCATTCTCGAGGGCAACCCCGAGGCCGACAATGCCAAGGAGCGCAAGGAAGGCTTCGTGGACTCCGTCAAATCGGGCAAGCTCGAGCTTCTCGACAGCAAGACTGCCCATTGGGAGACCGAGGAAGCCAACACCGTCATGACGAATTTCCTGACGAAGTATAAGGATATTCAAGGTGTCATGGCCGCCAACGACTCCATGGCCCTCGGCGTCGTCAAGGCCCTCGATGCTGCCGGTCAGGCCGGCAAGATCAAGGTCGTCGGCTTCGACAATATCCCGCCCGTCCAGCCGCTGATCAAGGACGGCAAGATGCTCGCCACCGTCGAGCAGTACGGCGCGCAGATGGCGGTCATGGGCATCGACTATGGCATGCGCGAACTGGCCGGCGAAAAATTCACCGGCTGGGTCAAGACCGACGTCAAGCTGGTCACCGCTGCCGATCTGAAATAG
- a CDS encoding sugar ABC transporter ATP-binding protein encodes MHEVAVSDRADDDILSLEGIGKRFPGVVALRDVSIRIGRGKGHVLLGENGAGKSTLINLLGGVFRPDDGHILFDGKPYHPSSPLEAFRAGIRVIHQELHPLSNLTVAENLLFEHLPRRYGLVNYKAMNARAAELLEEVGLDVAPTTLASRLSVAQLQLVEIAKALCYESKLLVLDEPTATLTSKEVDRLFEILKRLKSRGVTTLYISHRLEEIFEVGDDVTVLRDGQHVITRPLAGLGIPEIVELMVGRKLSDHGIFKGDSTVSGEALGVSGLKVTRHSPELSFSVAKGEIVGIAGLVGSGRTEAVRALFGADVKASGEIRVNGEPVEINAPKDAVAAGLCLATEDRKMQGLMLDMSCAENATITALDKISRNGLILGKAEDEHAQRLVRELRIKTPSIHQAVRTFSGGNQQKVVIAKWLFRGPKVLIFDEPTRGIDVGAKAEIYELLWKFAADGKGVLVVSSDLPELMGICHRIIVFSDGKISGEIAREQFDESRILSLAYKEYSRVRQH; translated from the coding sequence ATGCATGAGGTCGCCGTGTCAGATAGAGCAGATGACGACATCCTGAGCCTTGAAGGGATCGGCAAGCGCTTCCCCGGCGTCGTAGCGCTCAGGGATGTCTCCATTCGGATCGGCCGCGGCAAGGGGCACGTTCTCCTCGGCGAGAACGGCGCCGGAAAGTCGACCCTGATCAATCTGCTCGGCGGCGTCTTCCGGCCGGATGACGGCCATATCCTGTTTGACGGCAAGCCTTATCATCCGTCTTCGCCGCTCGAGGCGTTCAGGGCGGGCATCCGCGTCATTCACCAGGAACTGCACCCGCTTTCCAACCTGACAGTTGCCGAAAACCTGCTGTTTGAGCATCTGCCGCGCCGATACGGCCTGGTGAATTACAAAGCGATGAACGCCAGAGCGGCGGAACTGCTGGAAGAGGTCGGTCTCGACGTGGCGCCGACGACACTGGCAAGCCGCCTCAGCGTCGCGCAGCTGCAGCTGGTCGAGATCGCCAAGGCGCTTTGCTACGAAAGCAAGCTTCTCGTTCTCGACGAACCGACGGCGACGCTGACCTCCAAGGAGGTCGATCGCCTGTTCGAAATTCTGAAACGCCTGAAGAGCCGTGGCGTCACCACCCTCTACATCTCGCACCGGCTGGAAGAGATCTTCGAGGTCGGCGACGACGTGACGGTGCTGCGCGACGGCCAGCACGTGATCACCCGGCCGCTGGCCGGACTTGGCATCCCCGAAATCGTCGAGCTGATGGTCGGGCGCAAGCTTTCAGATCACGGCATTTTCAAGGGCGACAGCACGGTATCCGGCGAGGCGCTCGGCGTTTCCGGCCTCAAGGTGACGCGGCATAGCCCGGAACTGTCCTTCTCCGTGGCAAAGGGCGAGATCGTCGGCATTGCCGGCCTGGTCGGCAGCGGCCGCACCGAGGCTGTTCGCGCCCTGTTCGGCGCCGACGTCAAGGCATCAGGCGAGATCCGCGTGAACGGCGAGCCGGTCGAGATCAATGCGCCCAAGGATGCCGTGGCGGCCGGGCTGTGCCTGGCGACCGAAGACCGCAAGATGCAGGGCCTGATGCTCGATATGAGCTGCGCCGAAAACGCCACCATCACCGCTCTCGACAAGATCTCCCGCAACGGCCTGATCCTGGGCAAGGCCGAGGATGAGCACGCGCAGCGCCTGGTGCGCGAGCTCCGGATCAAGACCCCGTCCATCCATCAGGCCGTCCGCACCTTTTCCGGTGGCAATCAGCAGAAGGTCGTCATTGCCAAATGGCTGTTCCGCGGCCCCAAGGTGCTGATTTTCGATGAGCCGACCCGCGGGATCGATGTCGGCGCCAAGGCCGAAATCTATGAGCTTCTGTGGAAGTTCGCCGCCGATGGCAAAGGTGTCCTGGTCGTCTCTTCGGATCTGCCGGAGCTGATGGGCATCTGCCATCGCATCATCGTCTTCTCCGACGGCAAGATATCAGGTGAAATCGCCCGGGAGCAATTTGACGAAAGCAGGATCCTTTCGCTCGCCTACAAGGAGTACAGCCGTGTCCGCCAACATTGA
- a CDS encoding Lrp/AsnC family transcriptional regulator, translated as MANEVQSLDEIDQAILEALAGNARISLKELAQQVGLSSPSAAERLRRLEERGVVKAFTIDLDPAAVGYPLQAIVRVRPLPGQLHMVERIIQDIPEIVECDKVTGEDCFIARLVVRSMAELDGLLDKVAERAETNTAMIKASPVKRRLPPLSRRK; from the coding sequence GTGGCTAATGAAGTGCAATCGCTCGATGAAATCGACCAGGCCATTCTGGAGGCGCTGGCCGGCAATGCGCGGATTTCGCTGAAGGAACTGGCGCAGCAGGTCGGCCTCTCCTCGCCGAGTGCCGCCGAGCGCCTGCGCCGGCTGGAGGAGCGTGGCGTCGTCAAGGCCTTCACGATCGATCTCGATCCCGCCGCCGTCGGTTATCCCCTGCAGGCGATCGTGCGCGTGCGGCCGCTGCCGGGCCAGCTGCACATGGTCGAGCGCATCATCCAGGACATTCCCGAAATCGTCGAATGCGACAAGGTGACCGGCGAGGATTGCTTCATCGCCCGCCTGGTGGTGCGCTCGATGGCGGAGCTCGACGGCCTCCTGGACAAGGTCGCCGAACGGGCGGAGACCAACACCGCGATGATCAAGGCCTCGCCCGTCAAGCGCCGCCTGCCGCCGCTGTCCCGCCGCAAATAG
- the gshB gene encoding glutathione synthase, with translation MAKITNVAVQMDHVAGINIAGDSTFAMSLEAQARGYRLFHYTPERLSFRDGQLFASVEPMLLKDVKGDHFELGAPERVDLSTMDVVLLRQDPPFDMAYITSTHLLERIHPKTLVVNDPAWVRNSPEKIFVTEFADLMPKTLITRDAAEIRRFRDEMGDIILKPLYGNGGAGVFHSTRDDRNLSSLLEMFGQLFREPFIAQQYLPDVRKGDKRIILVDGEFAGAINRVPAEHDSRSNMHVGGRAEATELTAREREICERIGPALRERGFLLVGIDVIGDYMTEINVTSPTGIREVKKFGGADIAGLLWDAIERKRG, from the coding sequence ATGGCCAAGATCACCAATGTAGCGGTCCAGATGGATCATGTCGCCGGCATCAATATCGCAGGCGATTCCACCTTCGCCATGAGCCTGGAAGCCCAAGCGCGCGGCTACCGGCTGTTCCACTATACGCCCGAGCGCCTGAGTTTCCGCGACGGCCAGCTCTTTGCCAGCGTCGAGCCGATGCTGCTGAAGGACGTCAAGGGCGATCACTTCGAGCTCGGCGCGCCGGAGCGCGTCGATCTCTCCACCATGGATGTCGTGCTGCTGCGCCAGGATCCGCCCTTCGACATGGCCTATATCACCTCGACGCATCTGCTCGAGCGCATCCATCCGAAGACCCTCGTCGTCAACGATCCGGCCTGGGTGCGCAATTCGCCGGAGAAGATCTTCGTCACCGAATTTGCCGATCTGATGCCGAAGACGCTGATCACCAGGGATGCAGCCGAAATCCGCCGCTTCCGCGACGAGATGGGCGATATCATCCTGAAGCCGCTCTACGGCAATGGCGGCGCCGGCGTCTTCCATTCGACCCGCGACGACCGCAACCTCTCCTCGCTGCTGGAAATGTTCGGCCAGCTCTTCCGCGAGCCCTTCATCGCCCAGCAATATCTGCCCGACGTGCGCAAGGGCGACAAACGCATAATCCTGGTCGATGGCGAATTTGCCGGCGCCATCAACCGCGTCCCGGCCGAGCACGACAGCCGCTCCAACATGCATGTCGGCGGCCGTGCCGAGGCGACCGAGCTGACGGCGCGCGAACGGGAAATCTGCGAACGCATCGGCCCGGCGCTGAGGGAACGCGGCTTCCTGCTCGTCGGCATCGACGTGATCGGCGATTACATGACCGAGATCAACGTGACGTCGCCCACCGGCATCCGCGAGGTCAAAAAATTCGGCGGCGCCGATATCGCAGGCCTGCTCTGGGATGCGATCGAGCGCAAGCGCGGCTGA
- a CDS encoding LacI family DNA-binding transcriptional regulator, with product MSKVGIRDVAKLAGVSTGTVSRVLNDHPSVTRELRARVTGIIKDLGYLPDPSARSMRSKVSRLIGIVIPDLTNPFFAELVQSAEQAAASHGYNIIVMTSFDHAAKEADRISQLTSRKVDGIMLVPSNDFHKIKLPKGVPIVVVDRLMPGYSGIAADHRNGVRLGVEHLLKLGHRRIGFISGPGHSVPANDRLRGYLDAIEQAGEQADGGTKIAGPPLIAEAAFDYESGRSAGNYLLARARNERPTAIFASSDQQAIGCMRAAHDLGIPVPAALSIVGFDGIPLASMTTPRLTTVKQPIRDMAAAAVAVLLNKQTAPELDNPILFACEVLSGETTAPPQPD from the coding sequence ATGTCAAAGGTCGGGATTAGGGACGTTGCCAAGCTTGCGGGAGTTTCCACCGGCACCGTTTCGCGGGTTTTGAACGACCATCCGTCGGTGACGAGGGAATTGCGGGCGCGCGTCACCGGGATCATCAAAGACCTCGGCTACCTGCCCGACCCGTCGGCGCGAAGCATGCGCAGCAAGGTCAGCCGGCTGATCGGCATCGTCATTCCGGATCTGACCAATCCGTTCTTTGCCGAACTCGTCCAATCGGCGGAACAAGCGGCGGCCAGTCACGGCTACAACATCATCGTCATGACGTCCTTCGATCATGCGGCCAAGGAGGCTGACCGCATCAGCCAGCTGACGAGCCGGAAGGTCGACGGCATCATGCTCGTTCCCAGCAATGATTTCCACAAGATCAAGCTGCCGAAGGGCGTGCCGATCGTCGTCGTCGACCGGCTGATGCCGGGGTATTCCGGCATTGCCGCCGATCACCGCAACGGCGTTCGTCTTGGCGTCGAGCATCTTCTGAAGCTCGGCCATCGCCGCATCGGCTTTATCTCGGGGCCCGGGCACTCCGTGCCCGCCAACGATCGCCTCAGAGGTTATCTCGACGCAATCGAGCAGGCGGGGGAACAGGCCGACGGCGGCACGAAAATCGCCGGGCCGCCGCTGATTGCCGAGGCGGCCTTCGACTACGAGAGCGGCCGTTCAGCGGGAAATTATCTTCTGGCCCGCGCCCGCAACGAGCGACCGACGGCGATCTTTGCCAGTTCGGACCAGCAGGCGATCGGCTGCATGCGGGCAGCCCATGATCTCGGCATCCCGGTCCCCGCCGCCCTTTCCATCGTCGGCTTCGACGGTATCCCGCTCGCCAGCATGACGACACCGCGCCTGACGACGGTGAAGCAGCCGATTCGAGACATGGCCGCAGCGGCGGTCGCCGTTCTCCTGAACAAGCAAACCGCGCCCGAACTCGACAATCCGATCCTGTTTGCCTGCGAGGTTTTATCAGGCGAAACGACCGCCCCGCCCCAGCCCGATTAG
- a CDS encoding DNA starvation/stationary phase protection protein — translation MSPSSAETRRLSPLKTPSSLSTNAVTDISAALTALLADVFTLYVKTKNFHWHMSGPHFRDYHLLLDEQAEQIFAMTDDVAERARKIGGVTLRSIGQIARQQRIADNDADFVTPDDMLSELREDNAQLVLLLREVHDLCDEHNDVATASLIENWIDEAERRTWFLFETTRRQK, via the coding sequence ATGTCCCCTAGCTCAGCCGAAACCCGCAGGCTTTCGCCCCTCAAGACGCCGTCCAGCCTGTCGACCAACGCCGTCACCGATATTTCGGCGGCGCTGACCGCGCTGCTTGCCGATGTCTTTACCCTTTATGTGAAGACGAAGAACTTCCACTGGCACATGTCCGGCCCGCATTTTCGCGACTATCATCTGCTGCTCGACGAACAGGCGGAGCAGATTTTCGCCATGACCGACGACGTTGCCGAGCGCGCCCGCAAGATCGGCGGCGTGACCTTGCGCTCGATCGGCCAGATCGCCCGCCAGCAGCGCATTGCCGACAATGATGCCGATTTCGTCACGCCCGACGACATGCTGTCGGAACTGCGCGAGGACAACGCCCAGCTGGTTTTGCTGCTGCGCGAGGTGCACGACCTCTGCGACGAACACAATGATGTCGCGACCGCCAGCCTGATCGAGAACTGGATCGACGAAGCCGAGCGCCGCACCTGGTTCCTGTTCGAAACGACGCGCCGGCAGAAATAG